One Paroedura picta isolate Pp20150507F chromosome 16, Ppicta_v3.0, whole genome shotgun sequence genomic region harbors:
- the RPGRIP1 gene encoding X-linked retinitis pigmentosa GTPase regulator-interacting protein 1, translated as MSLLLLDETAGDTPVRDTAQKPSVIAAIQDLSSPARFGVNAPPLKTLTKASVSLARTRRQISRVSRTELEDGFLRLHDESLLLKEFAKKQEDRIKRLGTKLSRLTHERAQADGKLGARLRSSGRHLGLEEDLEDTQERIRELERCNEGLRNRLHFYKQQLQLQGCSRHCPYGYVPPRVDTGLRRVNTAAGRAPERLRKGMRVQGPEIRPSHTAPPRYGNPVTEASRTETERLTHSLMTVDLDLDSETPSSAQGRETDPESFRTQEQRHLEAQARRTAIQENVELIRLQKLLRVRNSELATAKAQLTGLRETYETHLHQNQETLRTASDALLAQVEELSSRLKEETQKVLALESQVEILLPLQGTLEEFQERVRHLEKERDLLKEDYDRLLESCIDAARRNLDQVPQKDNDPPLEEQLSRVTAEKQQLQGQVEEERARNKELKQEVKQLQELAQDAHEAKEVDSSHGRAAILENRIVEQEPHSNPGKIQLPYMEILSKENDPDEAQRSLKRRLHAMEAAHAETILELEKTRDMLLLQHRINRDYQAELDAEALRAEQEKKDHEEKQQSMARLLDLRSARIRQLEAQLKDVAYGTRALPFLPDEVDAATETGPRLQRGENLLELHISSAVLSAELLRLLGDPEPTTFCTYAFYDFETHATPLARGPRPRYDFTSQYVVRVEPLFLQYLQGSAARLDLHLASAVDHATLASCWLRFGEALGSGEQVHATAALHGPNGEDYGLLEYWVRLRFPIEQILRLQRQQTKAVGYLSAGVPRVPVAHEGVMGPGWNEFSVRIEGCAGLRGRWLGAQPSPYAMYQFFTFPDHDTVIVPSSNNPHFGDLRAFPLRVTPELHHYLLRESLWVYVFDDEDTEPGNYLGKAQVPLLPLAHGRNITGDFVLTDPTGKPNGSVSLSLEWRLLYVAPEEALRQESSDREAHRRALELQIEKEQAVLRSPAPSPPAPWRTQHQRKKPRLSLPEPDRHLQKHAELGAGNREAARASSAPEHRRRGGKEAVDGAIQKVALDKLTEEGEPTPTVAEEHWPARHRETESESRAPAEAAAPKDAAAEEAESASDAPTTESDEVVVATPGLQEPPELRFLDRIRVEVVSLSLHPDSEPVANEGIQQLYVEFRFPGVPLAETETPFSLRKPLGGQEIYFHFSKVIKLDPEPASVQRQLLFSMLVAEEPQDNQLQFIVVSEPLPGAGGECDDVGFAYVDLRQILLTGSDVLQQNLPVFSSLDPGTSIGVLRVSVEAAAALRLIYWAGKRMSNEEV; from the exons ATGTCTCTGCTTTTGCTGGATGAGACAGCAGGGGACACCCCGGTCCGCGACACCGCCCAGAAGCCCTCGGTGATAGCAGCCATACAAG ATTTATCATCGCCTGCTCGCTTTGGCGTAAATGCGCCTCCTCTGAAGACTTTGACAAAAG CTTCGGTGTCTCTAGCGAGGACCCGGCGTCAGATAAGTCGGGTGAGCCGGACTGAGTTGGAAGACGGGTTCCTGAGGCTTCATGATGAAAGCTTGCTGCTCAAGGAGTTTGCCAAGAAACAGGAGGACAGGATCAAGAG GCTGGGCACCAAACTGTCAAGACTCACCCACGAGCGAGCCCAAGCGGACGGGAAACTTGGGGCCAGGCTCCGGAGCTCTGGCCGGCACCTGGGCCTGGAGGAGGACCTAGAGGACACGCAGGAGCGGATTCGGGAGCTCGAGAGGTGCAACGAAGGTTTGAGGAACCGCCTACACTTCtacaagcagcagctgcagctgcagggATGCAGCCGCCACTGCCCGTACGGCTACGTCCCTCCCCGAGTGGACACGGGGCTCCGGCGAGTGAACACAGCCGCCGGGCGAGCACCGGAGAGACTCCGCAAAG GCATGCGGGTGCAAGGACCTGAAATCCGGCCAAGCCACACAGCCCCTCCGAGATATGGGAATCCTGTAACAGAGGCGTCCCGAACAGAGACAGAGAGGCT GACCCACAGCCTGATGACGGTGGATCTGGATCTGGACTCTGAAACGCCAAGTTctgcacagggcagagagactgatCCGGAGAGCTTCCGGACTCAGGAGCAGCGACATCTTGAAGCCCAGGCACGCAG AACGGCCATCCAAGAAAACGTGGAGCTGATCCGGCTGCAGAAGCTCCTGAGAGTGAGGAATTCGGAACTGGCGACGGCTAAAGCCCAGCTGACCGGCCTGCGGGAA ACGTACGAGACTCACCTCCACCAG AACCAAGAGACCCTGAGGACCGCCAGCGACGCCTTGCTGGCTCAAGTTGAAGAGCTGAGCAGCCGACTGAAGGAAGAGACCCAGAAGGTGCTTGCTCTGGAGAGCCAAGTGGAGATCCTTCTGCCACTGCAGGGGACACTAGAAGAG TTTCAGGAGAGAGTCCGGCACCTGGAGAAGGAGCGAGACTTGCTGAAGGAGGATTATGACAGGCTGCTGGAGAG CTGCATCGACGCTGCCCGGCGAAACCTGGACCAGGTGCCACAGAAGGACAACGATCCTCCCTTGGAAGAACAGCTAAGCAGGGTGACCGCGGAGAAGCAGCAACTGCAGGGACAGGTGGAAGAGGAAAGAG CTCGGAACAAGGAACTGAAGCAGGAAGTGAAGCAACTGCAGGAGCTGGCACAAGATGCCCACGAGGCCAAGGAAGTCGATTCCTCGCACGGGAGGGCGGCCATCTTGGAAAACCGAATTGTGGAGCAAGAGCCTCACTCGAATCCTGGAAAAATCCAG ctCCCGTACATGGAAATCCTGTCGAAAGAGAACGATCCGGACGAGGCCCAGCGCAGCCTAAAGCGCAGGCTTCATGCGATGGAGGCAGCCCACGCGGAGACGATCCTGGAGCTGGAAAAGACCCGTGACATGCTCCTCTTGCAGCATCGCATCAACCGGGACTACCAG GCGGAGCTGGATGCAGAGGCCTTGCGGGCAGAGCAGGAGAAGAAGGACCACgaggagaagcagcagagcaTGGCCCGGCTCCTGGACCTGCGTAGTGCTCGCATCCGCCAGCTGGAAG cacagTTGAAGGACGTGGCCTACGGGACCAGGGCGCTCCCGTTTCTCCCCGACGAGGTCGACGCGGCCACGGAAACCGGCCCACGCCTGCAACGTGGCGAGAACCTCTTGGAGCTCCACATCTCCAGCGCGGTCCTGTCGGCCGAGCTGCTCCGCTTGCTGGGAGACCCAGAGCCCACCACCTTCTGCACGTACGCCTTCTACGACTTCGAGACCCACGCCACGCCCCTGGCGCGCGGCCCACGGCCCCGGTATGACTTCACTTCCCAGTATGTGGTCCGGGTGGAGCCGCTCTTCCTGCAGTACCTGCAAGGGTCGGCCGCCCGCCTGGACCTCCACCTGGCTTCTGCCGTCGACCACGCCACCCTGGCCTCCTGCTGGCTGCGTTTTGGGGAAGCGCTGGGGAGCGGGGAACAGGTGCACGCCACAGCCGCGCTGCACG GGCCCAACGGTGAGGACTATGGCCTTCTGGAGTATTGGGTGAGGCTTCGCTTCCCGATCGAGCAGATCCTGAGGCTGCAGCGCCAGCAGACCAAGGCCGTGGGCTACCTGTCCGCAGGAGTGCCGCGGGTGCCCGTCGCCCACGAGGGG gttatgggcccaggctGGAATGAGTTCAGCGTGCGGATCGAAGGCTGCGCCGGGTTGCGTGGCCGCTGGCTcggcgcccagcccagcccctacGCCATGTACCAGTTCTTCACCTTCCCGGACCACGACACCGTCATCGTCCCTTCCAGCAACAACCCCCACTTCGGAGACCTGCGGGCCTTCCCGTTGAGGGTCACGCCGGAACTGCACCATTACCTGCTCCGGGAGAGCTTGTGGGTGTACGTCTTTGACGACGAAGACACCGAGCCGGGGAATTACTTGGGCAAAGCTCAGGTCCCGTTGCTGCCGCTAGCACATGGACGCAACATCACAG GAGACTTTGTGCTCACCGACCCAACGGGGAAGCCCAACGGTTCCGTCAGCCTGAGCCTGGAGTGGAGGCTTCTTTACGTGGCTCCCGAGGAGGCCCTGCGTCAGGAATCCTCGGATCGGGAGGCCCATCGGCGGGCTTTGGAGCTGCAAATCGAGAAGGAGCAAGCTGTTCTTCGGAGCCCG GCTCCGAGCCCCCCGGCCCCTTGGCGCACCCAGCACCAGAGGAAGAAGCCACGTCTCAGCCTGCCGGAGCCTGACAGGCACCTTCAGAAACACGCAGAGTTGGGAGCAGGAAACAGGGAAGCAGCTAGAGCGAGTTCGGCACCGGAGCACAGGAGACGCGGTGGAAAGGAAGCCGTGGACGGTGCCATCCAGAAG GTCGCACTGGACAAACTCACAGAGGAGGGAGAACCAACTCCGACTGTGGCAGAGGAGCACTGGCCGGCCAGACACCGAGAGACGGAATCCGAATCAAGGGCGCCTGCCGAAGCAGCTGCACCGAAGGATGCTG CCGCCGAGGAAGCAGAGAGCGCCAGTGATGCTCCGACCACGGAGAGCGACGAAGTGGTGGTGGCAACTCCTGGGCTACAGGAGCCTCCGGAGTTG CGGTTTCTAGACAGAATTCGCGTGGAGGTGGTCTCTCTGAGCCTGCACCCCGACAGTGAGCCAGTTGCCAACGAGGGCATCCAGCAGCTCTACGTGGAATTCCGCTTCCCAGGGGTGCCTCTGGCGGAAACGGAGACCCCCTTCTCGCTACGGAAGCCTCTCGGAGGCCAGGAGATCTACTTCCACTTCAGCAAGG TGATTAAACTGGACCCAGAACCAGCCAGTGTTCAGAGGCAGCTGCTGTTTTCCATGCTGGTGGCAGAAGAACCCCAAGATAACCA GCTGCAGTTCATAGTGGTGAGCGAACCTCTGCCTGGGGCCGGAGGGGAGTGCGACGATGTGGGTTTTGCGTACGTGGACCTGCGGCAGATCCTTCTGACGGGCAGCGACGTGCTGCAGCAGAATCTGCCAG tgttcagttcccTTGACCCTGGCACAAGCATTGGTGTGCTGAGAGTCTCCGTGGAAGCGGCGGCCGCCCTGCGCCTCATCTATTGGGCAGGCAAAAGAATGAGCAATGAGGAGGTTTGA
- the LOC143826473 gene encoding G-protein coupled receptor 4-like, translating into MTVNNSSCLMAYTSTKYFKTPVYCVVVGTGLPLNCLALWALISQMKRSVILSVYVLNLILANLLQILMLPFWIYFSYNNHLWGLGPGACLAVRLVFRINFYAKNDFLCLIAMERYFGLIHPFRFHRLQTMASAIRLSVATWLVVAGFCVAGVLLEPDGSEDWHTRCLNGASVGKNYSHFRLATTSLSFFLPCLFMGFFYFRVLFELRKVESLERQVKKQIYGFISLIIASFFLTCVPYQVTSYYKFFWELRLEDGARCAFERHIFSYTNTTLCLTSLGNVSDPLLYILLLKDVREDLRRLFRIKDQETGISYGLEERNLPLHAGTEGTHEHLEMQEMTC; encoded by the coding sequence ATGACCGTCAACAATTCTTCCTGCCTCATGGCTTACACCAGCACTAAATATTTCAAAACCCCTGTGTACTGCGTAGTGGTGGGCACCGGCCTGCCCCTGAACTGCCTGGCCCTCTGGGCCTTAATATCCCAGATGAAGAGGTCTGTCATCCTCTCGGTCTACGTCCTGAACTTGATCTTGGCCAACCTCTTGCAGATCTTGATGCTCCCCTTCTGGATCTACTTCAGTTACAACAATCACCTCTGGGGCCTGGGACCGGGAGCCTGCCTGGCTGTCCGGCTGGTCTTCCGGATCAATTTCTACGCCAAGAACGACTTCTTGTGCCTGATTGCTATGGAGCGATATTTTGGCCTCATCCATCCCTTCCGTTTCCATAGACTGCAAACCATGGCTAGTGCCATTCGGCTGAGCGTCGCTACTTGGCTCGTGGTGGCAGGTTTTTGTGTCGCCGGCGTCCTTCTGGAGCCTGACGGGTCAGAAGATTGGCACACGAGGTGTTTGAATGGTGCCAGCGTGGGGAAAAACTACTCACACTTCAGACTGGCCACCACCAGcctctccttctttctcccttgcctcttCATGGGCTTCTTCTACTTCAGGGTCCTGTTTGAGCTCCGAAAGGTGGAATCCCTGGAGAGGCAAGTCAAAAAGCAAATCTATGGTTTTATCTCCCTGATTATCGCCTCTTTCTTCCTGACCTGCGTTCCTTATCAGGTGACTTCCTATTACAAGTTCTTTTGGGAACTGAGGCTGGAGGACGGAGCACGGTGTGCGTTTGAGAGACACATCTTCAGTTACACAAACACAACTTTGTGCCTGACCAGCTTGGGCAACGTCTCTGATCCCCTTCTCTACATCCTGCTCCTCAAAGATGTCCGCGAGGACCTCAGAAGACTCTTCCGGATCAAGGATCAGGAGACAGGAATCTCATATGGGTTGGAAGAGCGGAATCTCCCTTTGCACGCAGGCACAGAAGGGACCCACGAGCACCTTGAGATGCAAGAAATGACCTGCTGA